The window TTTGAAAGGCACTACGAGCTATGGGATTCACTAAACCGGGTACCCGAGGGTACTGGAGGGTTATAGTGACTCAAATTTGATATCTGATGTTGATGATATTAAGGACACGAGTGGTCATGTGTGTACACATGATGGTGGCGCTGTTTCCTgaaagtcttgcaagcaaaccatcttaacgaggtcaaatatggaagcagaactcacaacaTTAGACACGTCCACTGTTCAAGCAGATTGGCTTCGTcagctcttgatggacttgcctGTAGTTGAAAAAACAATACATGCTATCCTCATGAACTATGATAATCAAACTGTGATCAGCAAAATAAACAGTTTTAAGGATAATATGAAGTCCTCAAGGCATGTGAAGAGGATATTAAAATCTGTCGGGAAATTAAAGAACTCCAGAGTTATTACGTTGGATTATATATCCAAACATCAAGAAACTTGGCAGATCCCTTCACAAATGCTTTATGAGGTAATATGATTAATAATGCATCGATCGATATGGGTTTGAGACCCACCGTATGAGTTGTCCATAGTGGTAACCCACTCTATGTGACTGGAATCCCATGAAGTAGAAATGAGAGACAAGTTGTTGGTCAGCTAGGAGGAGAGTATCCCTATATTAATTATCctactccatgaagatgcaatactctcctgatctgcatggcaggttgatacTTATCTTAATATGTTCCAAATGCCTTATCTATGTAAGTAGAGATGCTGTATATGAGTTTGACTGTTAAACGTCACAGTATGTGAGAATTGGATGTTttctaataaattcatgaaaGACCTTGAAGTATGACGTATACGCTCCACCCGCGCGAAAGCCTTGTGGCAGCCGGTATCGGTCAAGGATTTGAGTGAAACTAGTCCTGCAGAAAACGTGtagttcaaggcatagtccactaTTCAAGTTGTGATCTAGTGCAGCATAAAGTTCTAAGTGAAAGTTCAACTTAATAGTCTTCACTAAGCACCAGTATAAACAATCTTTTGAAACTAAATGATGAGATGTGTCAATGAGACTTTGTTGGGGATTATTGGAATTTGCTAGTAGGCTTTTGGCAcaaagcccaactaaaatttgAAATTCTCATGACCTATTCATGCATGGCTGTGTTTAATGTGAGTGGGATTAatgtttagtcccatactgctaggTTACTGGGAGATGCACCACTTTATAAGGTGAGCATTACTAGCACTTGTATGAGAATGATAAGAGGAACTatacgcgcgctcctcctcctcgctcgcctGGTCACGACGTGCCTCGTCACGACGCACCGCGTCGGGTTTCAGGAATGAGCCGAGCCAAGGATAAAGCTATGCATGTTTTCTATATTTTTGTTGCTTGGGAAAATTaatgagtcattaattaataagTAACAGACGCGTTAACTACTCAGCCGTTTCCAACTTTTTGGATTGTAGGGCTATCACTGACTTGGACGCGGGGTTTATTCCCACGACCTACCCGACCCACACTATATAGCCAGACAGAtgtctaccctagccgccgccacatCATATGGTTTTACACTGTTCCAGAACATTCGCCGTCACGCAAGTCTTCCCCGTCCCTCCTTCTGGCGTGCATAACGAGAAGGGACAATGGGCCTCCGGAACCCCGcctctcgtgatcctgtacgAAAGAGGGGTGAGCGCACTCGCGtgactgctggcagcgacgacttctTCTTTCctgacctcggcaacctcttcatCAACGACATGGCCGACAACATCAACTCCAGCGGTCTGCTCCGGCTGCACCGTACGTAATTATGTCCTCTCTATTTGAGATCATGGTATATCACGTTTCTAGTCTGTGCCTTAGATTTCATCTATTCATCTATTATGCTAGTCCGCATGagtagtttaatctctgttattgttgtcataatttatttattgtttatttggattaaatctcgtagtaatttgctcatatATTAAACAGACACAACCTCCAAATTTGGAGAATGGAGCCGCTCATATGGAGCGAGCTGCAAACCCAATCGCCCGCGCTCGTGTGAAATCGGCTCGGAGTTTAATTCGACGGCAACTTGGTATTTTTAGTAGACTGATACACATTGATTATCATGTAATTAATCCTGATGAATATGTAGTTGTTGAATAATTGCACCGCGGACATATGCATCCATCCTGTCTATGCCACAGGACGGCAGcggccttgctcttcttcttccttaCGCTTTTCACAGCAAAATTTAGGACTCGGCTGAGGCACAGcggccttgctcttcttcttcttccttgctcttcttcttcctgTTGTCGAGGCGTGTGAGCCTTTTGTCTTATTAGGGGAAAATAGCATACGTTCATTAGAAAACACATGTTCATCACAGCCTGATCGCACAATGTCTGCTAACTCAAAAGGTAGTGCCCGCTGAAAAAAAAAAACTCCAGAGGTAGTGGGTACTGCCAAGTAGCATCCACACCGTTGAGTCATGTAATTAAAATTTCTAACTTGAAggttttttttgtttgtttgtctAACTCTAGAGCAAAGTACTAAAAACATTTGTCAAATTTGCCCTGTTATCATATATGTCAGCGTCGCGACAGGAACGAAAAACGAACGAATGCAGTCAACTCAAGCACCCAAAGCAACGTAACTCTGTGAATAGATTCGATATCGGCTTGTGCACAACATACATAAATTAGCCTGCCTGCTCTGGCACGCAGCTAAATTAAACTCACTCACGAATACACCGGCGCCGCCCGATTCTCTGGCTGCAtgctagtagtagtagtactgccAGTTTATTCTTCACTCCGGCGGGCCGCCAACGCCATGCATCGGTCTAGCAGTTGCCGCCCAGCCGTGGGTTGTCGGCGAGGCTGGAATTGATGTTCTTGAAGGGACCATCTGTCGGAATCGGGCCGCACAGATCGTTGCTTGATAGATTACTGCAAGCAAAACAGGACGGGAAAACGATCGACATGAAGATCACTGGATTAATTGATCGTCGACAGAGAAGAGAACAATCGTCTAACTTACACACTCGTCTGTTCGGACATCCCATCCAGCTCGCTTGGGATCGGGCCGGTCAAGCGGTTCTGTTGAAGGTGCCTATCAATTCATCATGCAAATGTTCAGACCTCAGAGCCAAACTTACTTGAAAACAAAAAAACATGACGGAAAGAAAACAAATCTGGAGATCGTGGACTCACAGCTGTTTCAGAGACTTGAGTTTCCCGAGCGATGCGGGTATCTGCCCCGAGAGGCTGTTGTTGTGCAGGTGCATGGAGTTCAGGTTCTCCAAGTTGCCCAGCTCTTCAGGGATTGTTCCTTGGATATTGGTGTACGAAATCCACCTGTGTTCATTAGATGCCATATATAAGAGTTAATACATTTTGATCCATCAACGGGCAGAAACAGATGGGTTAGAGAGGGAGAGGCTCACAGTTTGGTTAGCTGGTCCAGCTTGCCCAGCTCCGGCGACAGAGGTCCGGACAGGTTCGCATGGCCGATTGTACTGAAAATCGGATGAAGAGGACGAGGCGTCCAGAAATATTGAAATATACGATGGAAGCAGTATGGAAGGGAAGAAGGACCGGTGTGGCGGCCTCACTCACATCTCGGTGACGCGGTTGGCCACGCGGTCGCAGGTGACCTGGGTCCACTCGCAGGGGTTCACCTCCAGGATCCAGGAACGCAGCGCGCCGTCGGGGTCCTGTAGGCCGCCTCGCAGGGCCAAGAGCGCGTCACGGTCGCTGTACAGGCCAGCCTCCGCGGGCGCCAGCAGCATGCTCGTCGTGACCGCCATGAAGACGGTCACCGCCAGGGGCACTCGGGCAACGGCCGCATTGGGCGCCATGGGGACTGGGTTGGGGAGGTGATCTGAGGGGAGTGGGACGAGCACGGCCGGTGTTGTGACTTGTGAACTTGCGAGCTGTGCTTTGGATGATCGTCATGCCGTGGTTTGATGGGGGGTTTTATAGGGGAAGGAAGGTGCGGGCGACGGGGTGATGGTACGCGTGTGAACTCCTACTCCACCTCCTTGTCAACACTGTGGCATGGGAAATCAAATGCAATGTGCTGCTCAATAAGGTAGGGTTTTGGACAATGGCAGCTGGCCACCTTTGAAATGCTACGAAATGGTGAGTTTTTGGACAATGGCAGTTGGCCACCTTTTCCTCCGGAACTGCCGGTTTAACTTGGACTTATCGTCGTTGTTATAATTATATATGTCCGGTAATATATAGCTTTTGCCATTTTGTTGGCATCCATTATGCAGTATGCGTAGTGTAGTTTTTTTACGGTTATTAAAGTGTACTCCGTGAAGTCAAGCACCATGGTAGATATATAGGATTTATATGTATGCATGGCTTGATATATAACATAAAAATCTTGGACAATAATGGATTAGAAAATATTTTTGTTGTCCGAGTCATATATGAAGATGGCATCTTACAACGCGTTTGAAGCTGTGAAGCAATGCCATGTCCATATAATTTCTCCTAGTTTGCTCTTCCACACCCACCCCCCACTCCCTTCCATACACACATTTTTTTTTGCACACGCGAATAGTATATTTAATTAGCCCACAAAAAAAGAATAGTAAATTTAATTGTCATGAAGTTATATTTATGGCCATGTATATATTTTGATCAATGCATAGTAATTTCTTTTCTATGATACCGAACATGTATGTTTTTTATGGGTATTATTAACTAAACTTGGTACATCGTTTCTTCATGTGTGATGAGATAAGATTTGCATTATTCTTTCCTAGCTAACTTTTTCAACCCACACATCATCCTCTTAAAATCTCAGTGCTTGGCCACCTGTAGTTTGTGGTAAAACTTTGTCCATGCTTTGCTATTATGAATATCTAGCGGTTTTTTCACTCTAGAGAAAATGCtaattttcttttctgtttcactTATTGGTACTTGGCCCACCCACCTTTGGAAACTCTTGATGTCCTGTAACCGCTGGTACATTTATAGCATGGCTAAGTGAGATGTTTGTCAGCTTAGATATACATTTATGCCCTAAGCAGAGTGATTTTGTTTCTATGGATTCTAAAATTGGGGGACACGGCCAATGCCATGTAGTTGAGCGTGATGGCAGGTACAGACCAAGAATTTGTGCTATTTAAACAGAATTGACAATCCATAACAGTCGACAAAAAATAATTACTTTCTCCGCCCGAAATTAAATGACGCTCAAACGGAGTCTAATAAGAGAAGGTGTTTGCAAAAGCTTAGCTGTTAATAATTTCATTCTTCCAGAAGTGCAAATCTGTAAGTTATTAACGGGAATGAACGCGAGTGCGGCGTTTcggtgcccaggctcatctgcacccgtccaggaaaaaatcacaaaaagtttaaacaaaattcaaaaaattccaatatTTTTTTGCATGGTAGATAATTTATCACATGAGGTCCGCTCAATTTTTTTAGCTCATTTGGACTTCTGAgaagctctcagcaaaaaagacaaatcaggtctgaacagtaaacatttttacagaccctgaatttgtcttttttgccgtgagctgctcagatgtccaaatgattTGAAAATTGGAGTGTccctcacgcatcaaattatctaccacacacaaaaaatggatttttttgcatttgcatttttctagtatttattttgatttttttcgtAAGGGCGGGTGCAGCTGAGCCTGGGCTCAGAAGTGGATTACTGGAATGAACGCCTCATATCCTGTATCAAAGCATCTCACCTCAACGTTTTTTTTAAATGCTTGGGTAAATGAAAGGAATACCAAAGCATCTGTTAGAAGCAGTTTCTTAGggcctgctgtaaaatgttaaACCGCTCAGAACTTGTGTATGTTTTTAAAATCCAAAGCGATTTACATTTTACCGGCTATGGTTCTTTCCTGAATCACACGCCTTGATTCTGAGCCGCACTACAATTGAAAGGTTGTGTTCTACTCAACATGGCAATATTCTCAAAGTACCAAAAAATAACATGTATTATTACTCCTTGAATGGAAACATTGTTCAGTGCTCCATTCATACCACAAGACTACCTCCCAATATGGCAAATAATACAACCAACCTTGTGAATGCAAAGTTGTCCAGTAGTCCAGCTGATCAGTCAATAAAAATGGTGCGCCAGCACCCTAGACCTATGGCACAGGGGTCGGACCGATATAAGCTAAGCAGATTCCAGGACTGAACCGAACAAAAATGTTCAACTACCCGATATCTTCATGTAGCTTTAGGGCCAATACATTGCGTTTGCGTGTATGTGTAGTTATGTTCTGTCTCTTCTCCATGTTTCACCTCTGGAGTTCAGAATCCTCCTCCTAATTACAAAGATCTGTacaaaattatactccctccgtcccgtaatataagaacgtttttgataCTAGTGTAGtatcaaaaacgttcttatattacgGGACGAAGGGAGTATTACAATTACAAAACAACACTTCATGGTTGAAGGGATCGTTGCAGTTCCGAAGGTCCAAACAACACTCGATCTGTTGTTAAGACGATATATATGCACATCAAAGTTTTAAATACCCTGCTATTCCTCTGTTATAGTGTAGGTATAGCTTTTGGAGAGCACTCCCGCAAATGTTATGTGCGTTTAACGCTAAAATGAAAATAACGCCAATAGCTCGCTGAATCCCGTGATAACGCTAAATTTGAAGTCATTTAATGCCGCTGTCTAACATGGTTTAGAACTGGAAGAAGgtgttaggttgatctctttccgtgtgggcccaacggcccaccgggcccctgatccgcgccctgatcgggggcgcccaaccaCAATATGGTTGACGGGCCCCTGTCACGCAGCGCTACATAAAGAGGTGGGGGCCGGCGGCACGCGGTACGAGGTTCACTGCGTTGCCAGTCTCCCACCAAAAACCCCGACCCGATCTAGGTCTAGCGCTGACAGTGACGggaagctccgccgccgccactgccTACACATCGCCGCCACCTCCACCTTGCCCACTCTCCGCCATCGCCGTGCGCCCCAGCACCACGATGGCCTCCTCGAGTTCATCCTCTGCTGCACAAGGTAGGTGGTTTACCGGATTTAATCTAGCCTAGGGATCCAGAGGGTCTAtcaatggtatcagagccatcttGGCTAGATGATTTTCGGTACAAAGAAACAAccacagaaaaagaaaaagaaaaacagatcCCTCCCCCAAAGAACCCTAGAAGGGCAAAGAAGAAAAGAGCGCCGCCGTAAGGCCGCGCCGTTCCTCTCGATCCCGAATCGCATCGGCAAGCCGAGGATTCGGGAAGAAGAACCACCCCACAGGGGCAAAGAGCACCACCACCGATCCATTCGACGGCGGCGCGCTCACCGCAATGGGAACGCGCGACCGGCGAAGGGGTCGGCAGGGGCGCAACCGCTCCATCCATCTAGGTCGCCGTTGGGCGTCAGCTGCCTCTCTCTCTGGGGAGGTGGTGGTTGGAGAGGAATGAAACAAAAAAATGGAAAGAAGAGGACGAGCGCGCGGCGCGCTGGCTTCCGCCGACGCCGCCGGCGGCCGGACAGGGCGGTCGGGGCACAGCCCCGCGCTCACGCCGCGGGAGCAAGTCCAGAAGAAAGAAACAGAAAAGAAGGGGAAGGGGAAAAGGGTGCTCGCGCGGCGCGGTGGCGCGCTGTCGCCGCCGGCGGCCGGCGGAGCCCCGACTCCGCTGCATCACAGAGGCCGGCTCGAAGGGAAGAAAAGGAGCGCTCGAGCCcgaccctctctctctctgcaaCAGAGGAAAAAAGGGGAGGGAGAAGAGCTCGAGGGAGCGGTGGCTATCAGCCCCGTCTCCGGCGGCCGGCCTGGTACCGCGGCGCGGCGGCCCGGCGTGCGGGACAGCAACGCCCGGCGAAAGAGACGAGCGGCGCGCGAGGAGAGGGAATGGATAGGGTTTCCCCTCGCCCCTGCCGTTCGGCTGGTTTTGATCGCCCGCAACGAACGCGTGGTCGTCAGATCCAATCCGACGGCTGTGACGCTAACCCTAGCGGTGACGGGCCCTTTTGGGCCGAAAGTGGCAGAGGCCGGCGTCGGCAGTGCGGGCGCAGGAGATGGGCCGCATCGCCCTCTCCCGCAGTAGGCCCAGTGCCTCGGGCGGCAGAGCGCGCGGGGTGCAGGCCGTGGACCGCTGCGGGCCTCCCGCGCCAGGCTGGAGCTGGCTATTTTTTCTTTTAAAAAGTCTTTCTGTTCAAATTAATCCAAAGAAATATTTTGTCCAGAAAAggaaatgttcatgaattttacacagaaaataataaagttcatgattttttatTTGATCAAAGAAAAATTTCTGTAAAGAGTAAAAGTTCGTGAATTTTTATTCATGATTTTCCGCTGCGTAAAGAATTAATGCTCTtttacaaagaaaataaaagtttccaTAGTATTAAGTTTTTTAAGAGCATGTTAAAGTGATTATTAAAAGAATATGATTATGTTATTTTTATGACCAACGTTGTTAATaacatgatcatgttttatttAAAGGTGCATTTATTTCTAATTTTTGCCCAACGGTAATATAGATTTAATTGCATAGACAGTTATAtgtttaatttgaccaacgtTAGATTAATACATATGATTGTTATATTGATGTCATTTAAATTGTAATTTCAGGAGGCTTTCATTTGATGAGTTGCCTAAAAGAAGTTCCAACACTCAGAGGTGACAACCACACTGAGTGGAGGAAGAAAGTTGAACTGGCGTTTGTTTGTGCTGATCTTGACTGGGTTGTGGAGAAACCACAGCCGGTCAGACCCACAGAGCTAGTAAGAGAGGCTACTGACGATGATGCTGCATGGGCTAAAAAGAGAGGGGACTATGCTCCTTTGGAGCAGTCCTACCTCATAGATAATCAAAAGTGGGTCAATGCAAATAAAAAATGCATGGCCTTTATAAAGAACACCATTGAGAGCGCCATTGTGGGCTCCATTGCAGAGTGCACTTCCGCAGGGGAGTTGCTCTCAAAGATAAAGAGCCAGTTCACTGGCTCTTCAAAGATATATGCCACCCAGGTGTTAGAGCAACTGATGACAGAAAAATACAGAGGTGGCAGTCATGGCATAAGAGAGCACATCCTCAGGATGAGCAATATGGCTGCAAAGCTCAAACCAATGGATGCGGATCTGGAGATCAAACCAGCGCTCCTGGTCCACCTTGTCATGGCTTCATTGCCACAGGAGTTTGAAGCTTTTGTAGTGAACTATAATATGTCACCTGGAACATGGGACGTAGAAAAGACAATAGCAATGTGTG is drawn from Aegilops tauschii subsp. strangulata cultivar AL8/78 chromosome 1, Aet v6.0, whole genome shotgun sequence and contains these coding sequences:
- the LOC109768119 gene encoding uncharacterized protein; the encoded protein is MAPNAAVARVPLAVTVFMAVTTSMLLAPAEAGLYSDRDALLALRGGLQDPDGALRSWILEVNPCEWTQVTCDRVANRVTEITIGHANLSGPLSPELGKLDQLTKLWISYTNIQGTIPEELGNLENLNSMHLHNNSLSGQIPASLGKLKSLKQLHLQQNRLTGPIPSELDGMSEQTSVNLSSNDLCGPIPTDGPFKNINSSLADNPRLGGNC